The Chryseolinea soli genome contains a region encoding:
- a CDS encoding FISUMP domain-containing protein — protein MKTIPLLLLLFVVFSSCENHETAELPENASVKVLSIDLPTKTVSLIATQPTDGIEGTWSVVSQNQDPGSFSSLSDPLANFTGNVAEHYVLRWTLSNGPSEISADVEFTIGEGFAIYELVDAHVPLSDMVKFVPMEQLVHWGFSGKDLYEAGAPIHDLLISGVPAHDLLVLGIAPYTLFQAGASVADILEYDRANIKVLMQAGLTLEQLSDGGALVNELRGLGISDSQLQVINAIGSLTDIDGNTYAWVKIGKQRWMAENLKTTKYADGTPLPELSIGDSHLSLFGKMYTVGGAGRGDVSSTNPSGVRGVCPNGWHLPSEAEFQEMLQTLHDNLPVKLKTKAGDPDDLWDPGPLPGNDLSAFNAKPGGQGTWNSSNTLEWDQVYSAANFWMADPQMGVGDGHYAPGVCTIPNDTDYVFLYGTTRSTASVRCVKD, from the coding sequence ATGAAAACCATCCCCCTGTTACTCCTCCTCTTTGTCGTTTTTTCATCCTGCGAAAACCACGAAACGGCTGAATTACCCGAAAATGCTTCCGTTAAAGTGCTTTCCATCGATTTGCCGACCAAAACGGTTTCGCTGATCGCCACCCAGCCCACCGACGGTATTGAAGGTACCTGGTCTGTTGTCTCGCAAAATCAGGACCCTGGATCGTTCTCCAGCCTTTCAGATCCGTTGGCGAATTTTACAGGCAACGTCGCGGAGCATTATGTACTCCGGTGGACATTGTCGAATGGCCCCTCGGAAATCTCCGCCGATGTTGAGTTTACGATCGGTGAAGGCTTTGCGATTTATGAATTGGTTGACGCCCATGTGCCCTTGTCCGATATGGTAAAGTTTGTTCCTATGGAGCAATTGGTGCACTGGGGCTTTTCAGGTAAAGATTTGTACGAGGCCGGTGCACCCATTCACGATCTCCTCATTTCCGGCGTGCCGGCCCATGATCTCCTGGTTCTCGGCATAGCGCCGTACACACTTTTTCAAGCCGGCGCCTCGGTGGCAGACATCCTGGAATACGACCGGGCCAACATCAAGGTGTTGATGCAAGCCGGCCTGACCCTGGAACAATTGTCCGACGGTGGTGCGCTGGTGAATGAGCTCAGAGGATTGGGCATATCCGACAGTCAACTGCAGGTTATCAACGCGATCGGATCGCTGACGGATATTGATGGAAACACTTATGCCTGGGTGAAGATCGGCAAGCAGCGATGGATGGCCGAAAATCTCAAGACCACAAAGTATGCCGATGGCACGCCCTTACCCGAATTGTCGATCGGCGATTCTCACCTGTCGCTCTTTGGAAAAATGTATACCGTCGGTGGTGCAGGCCGGGGCGATGTGAGCAGCACAAATCCAAGTGGTGTACGGGGCGTATGCCCCAATGGCTGGCATTTGCCGAGTGAGGCGGAGTTCCAAGAAATGCTCCAGACGTTGCACGACAACCTTCCCGTGAAATTGAAAACGAAAGCCGGCGACCCCGACGACCTGTGGGACCCCGGTCCCTTGCCCGGAAATGATTTGAGTGCTTTCAATGCAAAACCGGGTGGCCAGGGTACATGGAATAGCAGCAACACGCTGGAGTGGGATCAGGTTTACTCAGCGGCAAATTTTTGGATGGCCGATCCGCAAATGGGCGTGGGCGATGGCCACTATGCCCCGGGCGTCTGCACCATTCCTAACGATACCGATTATGTATTCCTATACGGAACAACCCGCTCCACGGCAAGCGTTCGCTGCGTGAAGGACTAG